The proteins below are encoded in one region of Fimbriimonadaceae bacterium:
- a CDS encoding phosphatidate cytidylyltransferase, translating to MRRLTTGLLTLALALGGILWDKPWGVLALALCVLAIGFIEMVHLTGIEDRPRPALAWLALSFLVPLGLRALDLVTLAWAAAFAFFVAGVYGVAVAMRREWASPMAACWLGAPVASVVLAHSQAVQSADFSPNVVLLIVGPLWAGDTLALVVGKLLGRHKIAPAVSPGKTWEGALGGAAGAILAAVGIGMAIGAPIPVSVGAGALATTFGLAGDLLESGLKRATGVKDSGGALPGHGGVLDRLDSLLLSAPVTTGYLLLAAPQLFRNGPWP from the coding sequence GTGAGGCGCTTAACGACCGGGCTCTTGACTTTGGCCCTCGCCCTTGGCGGCATTCTCTGGGACAAGCCGTGGGGCGTGCTTGCGCTTGCCTTGTGCGTCTTGGCGATCGGCTTTATCGAGATGGTCCACCTCACCGGGATCGAGGACCGTCCACGGCCGGCGCTGGCTTGGCTGGCCCTGAGCTTCCTCGTCCCGCTGGGGCTCCGCGCCCTTGATCTCGTGACGCTTGCGTGGGCGGCCGCCTTTGCCTTCTTCGTCGCCGGCGTCTATGGCGTTGCCGTGGCGATGCGGCGGGAATGGGCGTCTCCTATGGCGGCGTGCTGGCTCGGAGCCCCGGTCGCTTCGGTCGTGCTGGCCCACAGCCAGGCAGTGCAGAGCGCGGATTTCTCCCCGAACGTGGTGCTCCTCATCGTAGGCCCTCTTTGGGCGGGCGACACGCTCGCCCTCGTGGTCGGCAAACTGCTCGGGCGGCACAAAATCGCACCGGCCGTCTCCCCTGGCAAGACGTGGGAGGGGGCGCTCGGCGGTGCGGCGGGCGCCATCCTTGCCGCCGTCGGCATCGGAATGGCGATCGGGGCCCCGATTCCCGTCTCGGTCGGGGCAGGTGCGCTTGCCACGACTTTCGGCCTCGCCGGCGACCTCCTGGAGAGCGGCCTGAAGAGGGCGACCGGCGTAAAGGACAGCGGGGGCGCGTTGCCGGGGCACGGGGGCGTCCTCGACCGCCTCGACAGCCTGCTCCTTTCCGCCCCGGTCACCACAGGCTACCTGCTTCTCGCCGCGCCCCAGCTGTTCCGCAACGGCCCCTGGCCGTAG
- a CDS encoding sulfite exporter TauE/SafE family protein, whose product MPALESPLGLALLFLAGLAASAVNAIAGGGSLVSFPTLVGLGMPALPANATNSVALWPGSLSGALGYANRFAETKRYLWLLLPPTVLGSAVGAWLLVTTSARSFQVLVPFLILIATLLLAFQPAIRRWAVERTEGRHPSSMGLLGGLLQFAVSLYGGYFGAGMGIMMLAVIGLLADHDVHGMNALKNWLSVVINIAASTLFIVRGLVSWGPCLAVMAGSVLGGFFSARLSQRVPSETLRRLIVVYGVGMTAWFFWKAFGPF is encoded by the coding sequence GTGCCGGCACTTGAGAGCCCTTTGGGCCTCGCGCTCCTCTTCTTGGCGGGGTTGGCCGCCTCGGCGGTGAACGCGATTGCGGGAGGGGGGTCGCTGGTGTCCTTCCCCACTCTCGTCGGCCTCGGGATGCCGGCGTTGCCGGCGAACGCCACGAACTCGGTCGCGCTCTGGCCAGGCTCCCTTTCCGGCGCGCTCGGCTATGCGAACCGCTTTGCGGAGACCAAGCGCTACCTGTGGCTGCTCCTGCCCCCGACGGTCCTCGGCTCGGCGGTGGGTGCCTGGCTCCTCGTTACCACGTCAGCCAGAAGTTTTCAAGTTTTGGTACCCTTTCTTATTCTTATCGCGACACTGCTCCTCGCTTTTCAGCCAGCGATCCGGCGATGGGCGGTGGAGCGGACGGAGGGCCGCCACCCGAGTTCGATGGGACTGTTGGGCGGCCTTTTGCAGTTCGCAGTAAGCTTGTACGGCGGTTATTTCGGCGCGGGGATGGGGATCATGATGCTGGCCGTGATCGGCCTGCTCGCGGACCACGACGTGCACGGGATGAACGCGTTGAAGAACTGGCTCTCGGTGGTCATCAACATCGCGGCGAGCACCCTTTTCATCGTCCGGGGACTGGTCTCCTGGGGCCCTTGCCTGGCCGTTATGGCGGGCTCGGTGCTCGGCGGTTTCTTCTCGGCAAGGCTCAGCCAGCGCGTGCCCTCCGAAACTTTACGCCGCCTCATCGTCGTCTATGGGGTTGGCATGACGGCATGGTTCTTCTGGAAGGCCTTCGGGCCTTTCTGA
- a CDS encoding MBL fold metallo-hydrolase yields the protein MIFERFYHAGLAHASYLVGCPGAGEAVVIDPNRDVARYLEAAAQHGLRITAIAETHIHSDYVSGARELSAATGATMYLSNEGSSEWKYGFEHDPHVKLVQDGDTLQIGNVRLDVCKTEGHTPEHIAFIMTDESLSPEPLGAFTGDFIFVGDVGRPDLLEQAAGLVGTQEPGARALYSSIQSWARFPDHLLIWPSHGAGSACGKSLGGVPVSSLGYERLTNWGFKVESEDEFVKEVLSGQPEPPAYFAEMKRLNKVGAPILGQLPTPAHRQDIDLLTPDPNRVVVDFRTAPEFAEGHVPGSLFIPLARQFVTWVGSLLPYERDILLVAANAADAERAAREMAMIGLDRVVGWFGPAELSAYAASGGALEKTQLGTAAQVNEKGVVLDVRNASEWDRSHLEGARHIPLGSLARRAAELPADTRLLIHCAGGTRAVIAASVLQQAGFSDVLPLRATYAEIAEVHEPRAAAN from the coding sequence ATGATCTTCGAGCGCTTCTACCATGCTGGCCTCGCCCATGCAAGCTACCTGGTCGGCTGTCCCGGCGCGGGCGAAGCCGTTGTAATCGATCCGAACCGCGACGTCGCGCGCTATCTCGAGGCCGCCGCGCAACACGGCCTGCGCATCACCGCGATCGCAGAAACCCACATCCATTCGGATTACGTCTCGGGCGCACGCGAGCTAAGTGCCGCAACCGGCGCAACCATGTACCTCTCGAACGAGGGCAGCTCGGAGTGGAAGTACGGCTTCGAGCACGATCCCCATGTGAAACTCGTCCAGGATGGCGACACCCTCCAAATCGGCAATGTTCGCTTAGATGTGTGCAAGACTGAAGGCCATACCCCTGAACATATCGCATTCATCATGACTGACGAGTCCCTTTCCCCAGAGCCGCTCGGCGCCTTCACTGGAGACTTCATCTTCGTCGGTGACGTCGGTCGGCCGGACCTACTGGAGCAAGCCGCAGGGCTCGTCGGGACGCAAGAGCCGGGCGCGCGCGCCCTCTATTCGTCGATCCAGAGCTGGGCGCGGTTTCCAGACCACCTCCTCATTTGGCCGTCACACGGCGCGGGTTCGGCTTGTGGAAAGAGCCTGGGGGGCGTTCCCGTGAGCTCCCTCGGCTATGAGCGCCTCACGAATTGGGGGTTCAAGGTGGAATCGGAGGACGAGTTCGTGAAAGAAGTGCTCAGCGGGCAGCCCGAGCCGCCCGCTTACTTCGCGGAGATGAAGCGCCTCAATAAGGTCGGGGCGCCCATCCTCGGCCAGCTCCCGACCCCGGCCCACCGGCAAGACATCGACCTTTTGACGCCGGATCCGAACCGTGTGGTCGTCGACTTCCGCACAGCCCCCGAGTTCGCCGAGGGCCACGTTCCGGGGAGCCTTTTCATTCCGCTCGCTCGGCAGTTCGTCACATGGGTAGGATCGCTCCTTCCCTATGAACGGGACATCCTGCTCGTCGCGGCGAACGCGGCCGATGCGGAGCGCGCTGCTCGCGAAATGGCCATGATCGGACTCGACCGGGTCGTTGGCTGGTTCGGCCCGGCAGAGCTAAGCGCTTATGCGGCTTCGGGCGGAGCCTTGGAAAAGACTCAGCTTGGGACAGCCGCACAAGTGAACGAGAAGGGGGTCGTCCTCGACGTGAGAAACGCGAGCGAGTGGGACCGATCGCACCTAGAGGGCGCCCGGCACATTCCGCTCGGCTCCCTCGCTCGGCGGGCCGCCGAGCTACCCGCCGACACGCGCCTTCTGATCCACTGCGCCGGGGGAACCCGCGCTGTCATCGCCGCCTCGGTCTTGCAGCAGGCGGGCTTCTCCGACGTGTTGCCCCTGCGGGCCACGTACGCCGAGATTGCCGAGGTGCACGAGCCGCGGGCCGCGGCAAATTAG
- a CDS encoding TIGR00282 family metallophosphoesterase: MAGVEDAYSILFLGDIVGRPGREAVHRALPELRSEFQPRFTIVNGENSASGVGITPEIADELFISGVDVVTLGNHAFNKKEIYDYLKKSHYIIRPANLPSANPGYGVTTIERDGTRLKVVNLCGRVFLDGYDDPFRAIDEILEQCDTPHVFIDFHAEATSEKVAFGFHVEGRATAVVGTHTHVTTADEQVLPGGTAYITDVGMCGPQPSVIGVDKDIILHRFRTGLPTRFEVAEKPGVVCGVVIKVEGSSGRALAIQRIRRP; the protein is encoded by the coding sequence ATGGCAGGCGTGGAAGACGCCTACAGCATCTTGTTCCTGGGCGATATTGTCGGCCGTCCCGGGAGAGAGGCCGTGCACCGCGCCCTTCCCGAGCTCCGATCCGAGTTCCAGCCCCGCTTCACGATCGTGAACGGCGAAAACAGCGCCTCCGGGGTCGGCATTACGCCGGAAATTGCCGACGAGCTCTTCATCAGCGGGGTCGACGTCGTCACGCTCGGCAACCATGCCTTCAACAAGAAGGAGATCTACGACTACTTGAAAAAGAGCCATTACATCATCCGCCCCGCCAACCTGCCCTCGGCCAACCCCGGCTACGGAGTGACCACGATCGAGCGGGACGGCACTCGATTGAAGGTCGTCAACCTCTGCGGAAGGGTCTTCCTGGACGGCTACGACGACCCGTTCCGAGCGATCGACGAGATTCTAGAGCAGTGCGACACGCCCCACGTGTTCATCGATTTCCACGCCGAGGCTACGAGCGAAAAGGTCGCCTTCGGCTTCCACGTGGAAGGGCGGGCGACGGCAGTTGTCGGAACCCACACCCACGTCACGACGGCCGACGAGCAAGTCTTGCCGGGCGGGACCGCCTATATCACCGACGTCGGTATGTGCGGGCCGCAGCCTAGCGTCATCGGCGTCGATAAGGACATCATTCTCCACCGGTTTCGCACCGGTCTGCCGACCCGGTTTGAGGTCGCGGAGAAACCAGGCGTCGTTTGCGGCGTCGTGATTAAGGTAGAAGGGAGTTCTGGACGCGCGCTAGCAATCCAGCGCATCCGACGACCGTGA
- a CDS encoding sulfite exporter TauE/SafE family protein translates to MQVYGWIATLAIGLTLGLLGGGGSILTVPVLVYLFGVPATLATGDSLLVVGATALVGTVRAWRLGNVDFARVVPFAIPSVATVFAIRKWLVPLLPHQIAQVSKNSYLILIFALLMAFAAVLMMRSREPDEQATETRPALLALLGFGVGTLAGLVGAGGGFMIVPALALFAGLRMKEAVGSSLGVIAVQSLVGFTGELGRPEPVDWPFMGGVVAVALVGLFMGQALGKRIDGGKLRPAFAWFVLAMALFLLSKEILQPAPI, encoded by the coding sequence ATGCAGGTTTACGGTTGGATCGCGACCCTCGCCATCGGTCTGACCCTGGGGCTGCTCGGCGGCGGCGGCTCGATCCTGACCGTGCCGGTGCTGGTGTACCTGTTCGGAGTCCCCGCCACCTTGGCCACCGGTGACTCGTTGCTCGTCGTCGGTGCGACAGCGCTCGTCGGCACGGTCCGGGCATGGCGCTTGGGGAACGTAGACTTCGCGAGGGTGGTGCCCTTCGCGATCCCGTCCGTGGCCACCGTGTTCGCCATCCGCAAGTGGCTGGTGCCGCTCCTTCCCCACCAAATCGCGCAAGTGTCTAAGAACTCTTACCTAATCTTAATCTTTGCGCTCCTCATGGCGTTCGCTGCCGTCCTCATGATGCGCTCAAGGGAGCCGGACGAGCAGGCGACCGAGACGCGTCCCGCCCTCCTCGCTCTGCTCGGCTTCGGCGTCGGCACCCTCGCCGGGCTCGTCGGCGCCGGCGGCGGATTCATGATCGTGCCGGCGCTTGCGCTCTTCGCCGGCCTCCGCATGAAGGAAGCGGTGGGATCTTCCCTCGGAGTCATCGCCGTCCAGTCCTTGGTCGGCTTCACTGGCGAACTGGGGCGCCCCGAACCCGTTGACTGGCCGTTCATGGGTGGAGTGGTCGCCGTCGCCTTGGTCGGGCTCTTCATGGGCCAAGCCCTCGGCAAGCGCATCGACGGGGGGAAGTTGCGCCCCGCCTTCGCATGGTTTGTCCTCGCAATGGCCCTCTTCCTTCTGTCAAAGGAGATCTTGCAACCAGCCCCAATATAG
- a CDS encoding matrixin family metalloprotease produces the protein MNTRFVSPRGVATTATLFLFATSLSHGMPAKLHTSVLTELAKMEACLQKGSYAEAKARAEAVWAPRGLTYAIDESNLSLGQIPVVRDAVQRAVQTWSVSLDEPGFFQPETLARANVVFAFVPKVRYNGGCAAGYAVWSRRVTDWGAGHFTSRISASLQIALNDQSGKPIKGSALAHAAMHELGHVLGLADSPKIGAVMGPMVPGRTPSQPEPIEAEAVASLRDEATSYGRASEQFLAIRAQNR, from the coding sequence ATGAACACACGATTTGTCTCCCCTCGGGGCGTCGCGACGACGGCGACGCTCTTTCTTTTCGCCACATCTTTGTCCCACGGCATGCCCGCCAAGCTCCACACCTCTGTCCTCACGGAGCTTGCGAAGATGGAAGCCTGCCTACAGAAAGGCAGCTATGCGGAGGCCAAGGCACGGGCCGAGGCCGTTTGGGCACCCCGGGGCCTGACTTACGCCATCGACGAGTCGAACCTCTCCCTGGGCCAAATCCCCGTGGTCCGCGATGCAGTCCAGCGAGCCGTCCAAACCTGGTCCGTAAGCCTCGACGAACCTGGCTTCTTCCAGCCCGAGACCCTCGCCCGCGCCAACGTCGTCTTCGCCTTTGTGCCAAAAGTGCGCTACAACGGGGGCTGCGCCGCCGGCTACGCCGTCTGGAGCCGCCGCGTCACCGACTGGGGCGCCGGACACTTCACCTCCCGCATTTCTGCGAGCCTGCAAATCGCGCTGAACGACCAATCCGGCAAGCCGATCAAAGGCTCCGCCCTGGCCCACGCTGCCATGCACGAGCTCGGCCACGTCCTCGGCCTGGCAGACAGCCCGAAGATCGGCGCAGTGATGGGCCCGATGGTGCCCGGCCGAACGCCGAGCCAGCCCGAACCGATCGAGGCGGAGGCGGTGGCGTCGCTTCGTGACGAGGCTACGAGCTACGGCCGGGCCTCTGAGCAGTTCCTGGCCATCCGGGCCCAGAACCGATAG
- a CDS encoding RecX family transcriptional regulator, translating into MSPDRQRAFQLAVRFLSRADRTANEVRLHLELKGVDPDLADEISSRLTKEGFVDDSRVAERETELAKGPRRIGRGLLSARLERRGVGEDVIDQTSREYSEKEECENALAALRAKFKEGADMGKAARFLAGRGFSEEAVRSALEAFFPDWDG; encoded by the coding sequence GTGAGCCCCGACCGTCAACGCGCGTTCCAACTGGCCGTCCGGTTCCTTTCGCGGGCCGACCGGACGGCGAACGAGGTGAGGTTACACCTGGAGCTCAAAGGGGTCGATCCGGACCTCGCCGACGAAATCTCCTCGCGCCTCACGAAAGAAGGTTTCGTGGACGATTCCCGGGTCGCCGAACGTGAGACTGAGCTCGCAAAGGGCCCCCGTCGCATCGGGCGCGGGCTGCTCTCCGCCCGACTGGAACGCCGCGGAGTCGGCGAAGACGTGATCGACCAGACGAGCCGGGAATACTCCGAAAAGGAAGAGTGCGAGAACGCCCTCGCCGCCCTGCGCGCGAAGTTCAAAGAGGGGGCGGACATGGGAAAGGCGGCCCGGTTCCTGGCGGGAAGGGGCTTTAGCGAGGAGGCCGTCCGTTCGGCGCTGGAAGCTTTCTTCCCGGACTGGGACGGCTAA
- a CDS encoding metallophosphoesterase → MAVLADAHVRDRPSIEMALEACGLALQEQPDLVLIPGDLIAYWKRGVLEMVEEAFAPLAALSGRVLATPGNHDYFAGDAAWLEPTLGRLGIRLLRNECARIDGVNWVGVDSEIAGRAEPYAAIRQCQPEDPIVVAWHEPDMVVRLPRGPELMIAGHSHGGQFIAPWGWAPTGSALGRRYVRGFYKDSPVPLYVSRGIGTTGPPARLFCPAEITLLTLRPGR, encoded by the coding sequence GTGGCGGTCCTCGCCGACGCCCATGTCCGAGACCGCCCCTCGATCGAGATGGCACTGGAGGCTTGCGGGCTGGCCCTCCAAGAGCAGCCCGACCTAGTCCTCATTCCTGGAGACCTGATCGCCTATTGGAAGCGGGGCGTGCTGGAGATGGTGGAAGAGGCGTTCGCCCCTTTGGCCGCGCTCTCGGGCCGGGTTTTGGCGACGCCGGGCAACCACGATTACTTTGCGGGGGATGCGGCCTGGTTGGAGCCGACCCTAGGTCGACTCGGGATCCGGCTCCTGCGGAACGAGTGCGCGCGGATCGACGGCGTCAACTGGGTCGGCGTCGATTCTGAGATCGCCGGCCGTGCCGAACCTTACGCCGCCATCCGCCAGTGCCAACCCGAGGACCCGATCGTCGTCGCCTGGCACGAACCGGACATGGTAGTCCGGCTCCCGCGCGGGCCCGAACTCATGATTGCGGGCCATTCCCATGGGGGGCAGTTCATCGCCCCGTGGGGCTGGGCACCGACCGGCTCCGCTCTCGGCCGACGCTATGTGCGCGGTTTTTATAAGGATTCGCCAGTACCCTTGTACGTATCGCGTGGAATTGGCACCACTGGGCCGCCGGCACGGCTCTTCTGCCCTGCCGAAATAACGTTGCTCACGCTACGGCCCGGTCGGTGA
- a CDS encoding rhodanese-like domain-containing protein gives MNRELTPQQIRARMDAGEKLRIVDVRTPGEFRRSHIPGSTNAPLGQKSAATPLAQAHETLVSVCTAGNRSRVACNQLDGTSEAHNLAGGIASWRAAGFELESEPADAETLTRQAHLAAGLILLAALVLANEVALGWVYLALLPTFGLLLHALTGICPMTLALKRMPWNS, from the coding sequence ATGAATCGCGAACTTACCCCCCAACAGATCAGAGCCCGGATGGACGCCGGGGAAAAGCTCAGGATCGTCGACGTGAGGACTCCGGGCGAGTTCCGCCGCAGCCATATTCCGGGTTCGACCAATGCGCCGCTCGGGCAGAAGTCCGCCGCGACCCCGCTGGCCCAGGCGCACGAGACCCTGGTCTCCGTCTGCACAGCCGGTAACCGCTCGCGGGTCGCCTGCAACCAGTTGGACGGCACGTCGGAGGCGCACAACCTTGCCGGGGGAATCGCGTCCTGGCGCGCAGCCGGGTTCGAGTTGGAATCGGAGCCCGCCGATGCCGAAACCCTGACCCGCCAAGCCCATCTGGCCGCAGGGTTGATCCTGCTCGCGGCCCTTGTGCTCGCGAACGAAGTCGCGCTTGGCTGGGTCTACCTCGCCCTGCTCCCCACTTTTGGGCTCCTGCTCCACGCCCTCACCGGCATTTGCCCGATGACGCTGGCCCTGAAGCGAATGCCCTGGAACTCATAA
- the recA gene encoding recombinase RecA, which produces MRRGESIEKNGASEKERALELALQQIEKSFGRGSVMRLGDEASKSIEAIPTGALSLDVALGVGGVPRGRITEIYGSESSGKTTVALHCVAQAQRLGGMALFVDAEHALDTEYAKMLGVDTDRLYVSQPTTGEEALEIMDGMIRSGAMDIVVLDSVAALVPKSEIEGDMGDSFVGLQARMMSQALRKLGGSVNKTKTAVIFINQIREKIGVMFGNPETTPGGRALKFWASVRMEVRRGELLKDGADAYGARTKVKIVKNKVAPPFRQAEFDLIFGHGVSRCGDMLDLAVQHSIVGKAGTYYNYEDTRLGQGRDNARTFLEDNPEVANEIEAKVKAVLMPPVEVAVASIIEE; this is translated from the coding sequence ATGAGACGCGGGGAGAGCATTGAAAAGAACGGCGCGAGCGAGAAGGAACGCGCCCTTGAACTAGCTCTGCAACAGATTGAGAAGAGCTTTGGCCGGGGCTCGGTCATGCGCCTTGGCGACGAGGCCTCGAAATCGATCGAGGCGATCCCGACCGGGGCGCTGTCGCTGGACGTGGCACTGGGCGTCGGCGGGGTGCCGCGAGGCCGCATCACCGAGATCTATGGATCGGAATCGAGCGGCAAGACGACGGTGGCGCTCCACTGCGTCGCCCAAGCCCAAAGGCTGGGCGGCATGGCGCTCTTCGTCGATGCCGAGCACGCGCTCGACACCGAGTACGCAAAGATGCTGGGCGTCGATACCGACCGCCTCTACGTCTCCCAGCCGACCACCGGCGAAGAGGCCCTTGAGATCATGGACGGGATGATCCGCAGCGGAGCGATGGACATCGTCGTCCTCGACTCGGTCGCGGCCCTCGTGCCCAAGAGCGAGATTGAGGGCGACATGGGCGACAGCTTCGTCGGGCTCCAGGCCCGCATGATGTCGCAGGCCCTGCGAAAGCTGGGCGGCTCGGTCAACAAGACGAAGACGGCGGTCATCTTCATCAACCAGATCCGCGAGAAGATCGGCGTGATGTTCGGCAATCCGGAGACGACGCCGGGCGGCCGCGCCCTCAAGTTCTGGGCGAGCGTCCGCATGGAGGTCCGCCGCGGCGAGCTCCTGAAGGACGGCGCCGACGCCTACGGCGCGCGCACGAAGGTCAAGATCGTGAAGAACAAGGTGGCGCCGCCTTTCCGCCAAGCGGAGTTCGACCTGATCTTCGGCCACGGGGTCAGCCGGTGCGGCGACATGCTGGACCTCGCCGTGCAGCACTCGATCGTCGGGAAGGCCGGCACTTACTACAACTATGAGGACACGAGGCTGGGCCAGGGCCGGGACAACGCCCGCACCTTCCTTGAGGACAATCCGGAGGTGGCGAACGAGATCGAGGCCAAGGTCAAGGCCGTCCTGATGCCGCCGGTCGAAGTCGCGGTCGCCTCGATCATCGAAGAGTGA
- a CDS encoding PKD domain-containing protein — protein MKLRTVAPIAALALGAVCGAQVVYTPTRSIADQGITLERWGSGTIRETDETAFEGSNSLRVSSRNFFQGGIVTFSNAVSLADAYGDKNNLLQFTLHVPGAKTSEGGAPAFTRKRGGAAGAGGGGAPDLGAGGSPAGRGGSTAGGQNPGSGARGRAGANQQSNTATVQAETELEKVRLVIETSDGKRSEAFLDVKGRVADERGWMKASIPLQAIRGFGNTNKEIKSIALAGDAVASFNVGEARIVNDATPIYGEVEPREQNRGLGEELTFLASGFGGSVPLRYQWDFDDSDGIQVDAEGPVVRRRFRKPGKFTVTLTIIDQYGLKEPYKTTSTVEINP, from the coding sequence ATGAAACTGCGAACCGTCGCCCCCATCGCCGCGCTGGCCCTTGGCGCCGTCTGCGGTGCCCAAGTGGTTTATACGCCGACCCGCTCGATCGCCGACCAGGGCATCACCCTGGAACGCTGGGGGAGCGGGACGATCCGCGAAACGGACGAGACCGCATTTGAAGGCTCGAATTCGCTACGGGTCAGTAGCCGCAACTTCTTCCAGGGCGGCATCGTCACGTTTTCGAACGCCGTTTCCCTCGCCGACGCCTATGGGGACAAGAACAACCTGCTCCAGTTCACGCTCCACGTGCCCGGAGCGAAGACAAGCGAGGGCGGGGCTCCTGCCTTCACCCGGAAACGAGGCGGCGCAGCCGGTGCGGGCGGTGGCGGCGCTCCGGACCTGGGCGCAGGCGGGAGCCCGGCGGGCCGGGGAGGCAGTACCGCGGGCGGCCAGAACCCCGGCTCCGGGGCTCGGGGCCGCGCAGGCGCGAACCAGCAGTCGAACACGGCCACCGTCCAGGCGGAGACCGAACTTGAAAAGGTGCGCCTGGTGATCGAGACGAGCGACGGCAAGCGCTCCGAAGCCTTCCTGGACGTGAAGGGCCGGGTCGCCGACGAACGGGGCTGGATGAAGGCATCGATCCCGTTGCAGGCGATCCGCGGCTTCGGGAACACGAACAAGGAGATCAAGTCGATCGCGCTGGCGGGCGACGCGGTCGCCTCGTTCAACGTCGGCGAAGCCCGCATCGTAAACGACGCGACGCCGATCTACGGCGAGGTCGAGCCGAGGGAGCAGAACCGCGGCTTGGGCGAAGAGCTGACCTTCCTCGCGAGCGGGTTCGGCGGTTCCGTGCCGCTGCGCTATCAATGGGACTTTGACGACTCCGACGGGATCCAAGTGGACGCCGAAGGGCCTGTGGTCCGACGCCGCTTCCGCAAACCGGGCAAGTTCACCGTGACCCTGACAATCATCGACCAGTACGGACTTAAAGAGCCGTACAAGACCACCTCGACGGTCGAGATCAACCCTTAA
- a CDS encoding sigma-70 family RNA polymerase sigma factor, with protein sequence MKDYDRLVAKHKDAVYKQMVRVCGNHDDAEDVLVEALLAAYRHMEKLRDEGAFRGWLTSIGRRACGHLRRKEALLPIVDSERLDQHPASGPGPETEISREEMRHCITSAVKSLTPMDRAVYELREIGERSAEETARELGLTVPAVKSRLFRARRQIRERLDKSLC encoded by the coding sequence ATGAAAGACTACGACCGCCTGGTCGCGAAGCACAAGGACGCGGTCTATAAGCAAATGGTCCGCGTCTGTGGCAACCATGACGATGCCGAGGACGTGCTCGTCGAAGCGTTGCTTGCGGCGTATCGCCACATGGAAAAGCTGCGCGATGAAGGGGCCTTCCGGGGCTGGCTTACCAGCATCGGCAGGCGGGCTTGCGGGCACCTGAGACGAAAGGAGGCGCTCTTGCCGATCGTCGATTCGGAAAGGCTCGACCAGCATCCCGCGAGCGGCCCCGGCCCCGAGACCGAGATCTCCCGTGAAGAAATGCGCCACTGCATCACTTCGGCCGTCAAGTCGCTTACCCCGATGGACCGTGCCGTCTACGAGTTGCGCGAGATTGGGGAGCGGTCTGCCGAAGAGACGGCGCGCGAACTCGGGCTGACCGTCCCCGCGGTGAAATCGCGGCTCTTCCGGGCGCGGAGACAGATTCGGGAGCGCCTGGACAAGTCGCTCTGCTAG